The proteins below come from a single Anaerobaca lacustris genomic window:
- a CDS encoding cation diffusion facilitator family transporter: MAADSKNDEAVAQTRWVTCLGMGVNVALSAIKVAVGLGFASLALVADGIHSLSDLVTDLAVLLGLYLGARKPDTTHPYGHGRLETFSAVLVAVVLIGVGGTMIYYATVAIARNEVAVPHWPVLAVAVLSILAKETLYRITKRVAVKSHSTALYANAWHHRSDALSSVAVLVGYGVLYLGFDHGDQVAAMAVGLMIILVGVKIVGDSLRELTEGAVDPQTVAQVMKVIDGHEEIRQWHRLRSRRVGRELFLDVHILVDPDLNVAAAHEISERLEKALDEEISCPVNLTVHIEPDLPAFRKQGWRE, encoded by the coding sequence GTGGCAGCCGACAGCAAGAACGACGAGGCCGTCGCGCAGACTCGGTGGGTGACCTGTCTGGGCATGGGAGTGAACGTCGCGCTGTCGGCCATCAAGGTCGCCGTCGGTCTGGGCTTTGCCTCTCTCGCCCTGGTCGCCGACGGCATCCACTCGCTCAGTGATCTGGTCACCGACCTGGCGGTCCTGCTTGGATTGTATCTGGGGGCTCGAAAGCCCGACACGACGCACCCCTATGGGCATGGTCGGCTGGAGACGTTCTCTGCGGTTCTGGTTGCCGTCGTGCTGATCGGCGTCGGCGGGACCATGATCTACTACGCGACCGTGGCGATCGCCAGAAATGAAGTAGCCGTGCCCCATTGGCCGGTTCTCGCCGTGGCGGTCCTGTCGATCCTGGCGAAGGAGACCCTCTATCGGATTACGAAGCGAGTTGCTGTAAAGTCACACAGCACGGCGCTTTATGCCAATGCCTGGCACCACCGCAGCGATGCCCTCAGTTCGGTGGCCGTGTTGGTCGGCTACGGGGTGCTGTACCTCGGGTTCGATCACGGCGATCAAGTGGCGGCCATGGCTGTCGGACTGATGATCATCCTTGTGGGTGTCAAGATCGTCGGCGATTCCCTTCGCGAACTGACGGAAGGCGCGGTCGACCCGCAGACGGTCGCGCAGGTCATGAAGGTAATCGACGGACACGAAGAGATTCGCCAGTGGCACCGGTTGAGAAGTCGTCGCGTCGGACGGGAACTGTTCCTCGACGTGCACATCCTGGTCGATCCGGACCTGAACGTGGCTGCTGCGCACGAGATCTCCGAGCGGCTGGAAAAAGCCCTCGATGAGGAGATATCCTGTCCGGTCAATCTCACGGTGCACATCGAGCCCGACCTGCCGGCCTTTCGAAAACAGGGTTGGCGGGAGTAG
- the acs gene encoding acetate--CoA ligase alpha subunit, which translates to MSLESFFAPKSVAVVGASRQKGKVGYEILVNMISSGFEGKIWPVNRSTDSVEGLKCYPDLTSIGETPELVIVIVPAKFVLGVMEECATIGTKAVIIITAGFKEIGEEGKKLEDEVVRVARRSGIRIIGPNCLGVTVTASKLNASFGGDLPDVGGIGYLSQSGALLAAILDIAKANGIGFSSLFSIGNKADVDELDLIEALAKDPNTTVIAGYLENIKDGNAFVHAAEQISHEKPILLMKSGGTSAGAKAASSHTGSLAGSEVAYEAMFTRAGIIRCESITEQFDFAQAFANQPLPKGPGVVVLTNAGGAGIMAADAIEREGLTFAKLSPATIEKLKTKLPAAANFHNPVDVLGDALADRYEFALDVLLDDPSVETVLVLLTPQAMTEAQETAEAIARVSRLKPDKPILACFMGASKVEEGVKVFREAKIPQYESPEDAVATIKAMADYVRWRARPKRVVRLFPVNRRKVESIIERHLRHGAREIGESESKEILEAYGFATPSGSIATTADQAANIAEQLGYPVVLKIWSPDIVHKSDVGGVKIGLKSAQEVKDAFDLMMYRIPKKVPDAHILGVLVQEMCASGREVILGMHRDPHFGPLMMFGMGGVMVEVLKDVAFYLAPLTGDEARQMLVNTKTYQLLKGVRGQEGVDIEAIAEGLQRLSQLVTEFPQIQEMDINPYVVGLPGTTPIAVDARISVEK; encoded by the coding sequence ATGAGTCTTGAAAGTTTCTTCGCCCCGAAATCCGTCGCCGTCGTTGGGGCCTCACGGCAGAAGGGCAAGGTCGGGTACGAGATTCTGGTCAACATGATCTCATCCGGCTTTGAGGGGAAGATCTGGCCCGTCAACCGGAGCACCGACTCGGTGGAGGGGCTCAAATGCTACCCCGACCTGACGAGCATAGGGGAGACGCCGGAACTGGTGATTGTCATCGTTCCGGCGAAGTTCGTTTTAGGGGTGATGGAAGAGTGCGCCACGATCGGCACCAAGGCCGTGATCATCATCACTGCCGGCTTCAAGGAGATCGGAGAAGAAGGCAAGAAGCTCGAAGACGAAGTCGTGCGGGTGGCGCGCCGGTCGGGCATTCGGATCATCGGCCCGAACTGTCTGGGGGTGACCGTGACGGCCTCCAAGCTGAACGCCAGCTTCGGCGGGGATCTTCCCGACGTTGGCGGGATCGGCTATCTGTCTCAATCCGGTGCACTGCTGGCGGCCATTCTGGACATCGCCAAGGCCAACGGCATCGGCTTCAGCAGCCTGTTCAGCATCGGCAACAAGGCAGACGTCGATGAACTCGATCTGATCGAGGCTCTGGCGAAGGACCCCAACACGACCGTCATCGCCGGGTATCTCGAGAACATCAAAGACGGAAACGCGTTCGTGCATGCCGCCGAGCAGATCTCCCACGAGAAGCCGATCCTTCTGATGAAGTCGGGCGGGACCTCGGCCGGCGCCAAGGCCGCGTCGTCGCACACCGGCTCGCTGGCGGGCAGTGAAGTGGCGTATGAAGCCATGTTCACGCGGGCCGGCATCATTCGCTGCGAGTCCATCACGGAGCAGTTCGACTTCGCCCAGGCGTTTGCCAACCAGCCGCTGCCCAAAGGGCCCGGCGTGGTGGTCCTGACGAACGCCGGCGGCGCCGGCATCATGGCGGCCGACGCCATCGAACGCGAAGGGCTGACCTTCGCCAAGCTGAGTCCCGCGACGATCGAGAAACTGAAGACGAAACTGCCGGCGGCGGCGAATTTCCACAACCCCGTGGATGTCCTCGGCGACGCGCTGGCAGATCGCTATGAGTTCGCACTGGATGTGCTTCTCGATGATCCAAGCGTGGAAACGGTGCTGGTTCTTCTGACGCCGCAGGCCATGACCGAGGCGCAGGAGACGGCTGAGGCGATCGCCAGAGTGTCCCGTCTCAAGCCGGACAAGCCGATCCTTGCCTGTTTCATGGGGGCCAGCAAGGTGGAGGAAGGCGTGAAAGTCTTTCGTGAGGCGAAGATCCCCCAGTACGAGTCGCCGGAAGACGCCGTGGCCACGATCAAGGCAATGGCCGACTATGTCCGGTGGCGCGCCCGCCCGAAGCGCGTCGTGAGGCTTTTCCCGGTCAACCGCCGCAAGGTCGAGAGCATCATCGAACGGCATTTGCGCCATGGGGCCCGCGAGATCGGCGAATCGGAATCGAAGGAAATCCTCGAGGCCTATGGCTTCGCGACGCCGAGTGGCTCGATTGCCACCACGGCCGATCAGGCGGCCAACATCGCCGAGCAACTCGGCTATCCGGTCGTGCTGAAGATCTGGTCGCCCGACATCGTGCACAAGTCCGACGTCGGCGGGGTCAAGATCGGACTCAAGAGCGCTCAGGAGGTCAAGGACGCGTTCGATCTGATGATGTACCGTATCCCGAAGAAGGTGCCCGATGCCCATATTCTTGGGGTGTTGGTTCAGGAGATGTGCGCCAGCGGTCGTGAGGTGATCCTGGGCATGCATCGCGACCCCCACTTCGGTCCGCTGATGATGTTCGGTATGGGCGGCGTCATGGTCGAGGTCCTCAAGGACGTCGCGTTCTACCTGGCGCCCCTGACGGGTGACGAGGCCCGGCAGATGCTGGTCAACACGAAAACCTATCAACTCCTCAAAGGCGTTCGAGGCCAGGAGGGAGTGGATATTGAAGCGATTGCCGAGGGGCTCCAGAGGCTCAGCCAGTTGGTGACGGAGTTCCCGCAGATTCAGGAGATGGACATCAATCCGTACGTTGTGGGCCTTCCGGGGACCACGCCGATAGCCGTAGACGCCCGAATTAGTGTAGAGAAGTGA
- a CDS encoding GNAT family N-acetyltransferase: MQAIDWQAKYKDKVKTAPAAMKLIKSGHSIFIGTGCAQPQHLVHALVEHSDHIYDAHIVHLLTMGDAPYVDDKFREKFKMNSFFIADNVRHALDRGVGDYTPIFLSEIPAEFESGRIPIDVALISVAPPDANGLCSLGVSVDIVQSAAANARYVIAQVNSHMPRTHGNSFLHVNTIDVLVPHDEPIIEIPIEEPDETLRRIGQNVAHLVEDGSTIECGIGRIPQALAEYLVYKKDLGVHTEMFSDWILELIECGAITCAKKSLNRGKIVASFCMGSKKLYDYIDNNPFFEFYPTEYVNDVNVISQHDKMVGINVGLEIDLTGQVCADSLGYKFYSGIGGQVDFIRGSARSRGGKAVIAMPSTAKNGEISRIVPNLTEGAGVVTTRADVHYVVTEYGIAYLHGKSIRQRVLDLINIAHPKFRKGLMQAAKARNYIYQDQIEMSWDQVNYPEELEHYATLRDGTEIFFRPIKPIDEPALSEMLYSLSEQSVRTRYMTRTMAFPHKDVQQLTNIDYKGDIAIVGIVPGIGGDDIVAITQYYLDPKTMAAEVAFLVQDEWQQKGMGTFLLDYIAQVARQRGVKRFYAKVLPDNKPMLAVFQNSGYKVNVEFDGDVYNVSYDLTKERS, encoded by the coding sequence ATGCAAGCGATTGATTGGCAAGCGAAGTACAAGGACAAAGTCAAGACCGCTCCGGCGGCGATGAAACTGATCAAATCCGGCCACAGCATCTTCATCGGGACCGGTTGCGCTCAGCCGCAGCATCTGGTCCACGCCCTGGTGGAGCACAGCGACCACATCTACGACGCCCACATTGTGCACCTGCTGACGATGGGAGATGCGCCCTACGTGGACGACAAGTTCCGCGAGAAGTTCAAGATGAACAGCTTCTTCATCGCCGACAACGTGCGACACGCCCTTGACCGGGGGGTGGGCGACTACACGCCGATTTTCCTGTCGGAGATTCCCGCTGAATTCGAATCGGGTCGCATCCCGATCGACGTGGCGCTGATCTCGGTCGCTCCTCCTGACGCCAACGGCCTGTGCAGCCTGGGGGTCTCGGTCGACATCGTGCAGTCGGCGGCCGCCAACGCCCGCTACGTCATTGCGCAGGTCAACAGCCACATGCCGCGCACGCATGGCAACAGCTTCCTGCACGTCAACACCATCGACGTCCTGGTCCCCCACGATGAGCCGATCATCGAGATCCCGATCGAAGAGCCTGACGAGACGCTGCGCCGCATCGGGCAGAACGTCGCCCACCTCGTCGAAGACGGCAGCACCATCGAGTGCGGCATCGGACGCATCCCCCAGGCCTTGGCCGAGTATCTCGTGTACAAGAAGGACCTCGGTGTCCATACCGAGATGTTCAGCGACTGGATCCTCGAGTTGATCGAATGCGGCGCGATCACCTGTGCGAAGAAATCACTCAATCGCGGCAAAATCGTCGCGAGCTTCTGCATGGGCTCCAAGAAACTGTACGACTACATCGACAACAATCCGTTCTTTGAATTCTACCCCACCGAATACGTCAATGACGTCAACGTCATTAGCCAGCATGACAAGATGGTGGGAATCAACGTCGGGCTGGAGATCGACCTGACGGGGCAGGTTTGCGCCGATTCTCTCGGGTACAAGTTCTACAGTGGCATCGGCGGGCAGGTGGACTTCATTCGCGGCTCGGCCCGGAGTCGCGGGGGCAAGGCGGTGATCGCCATGCCGTCGACGGCCAAGAACGGCGAGATCTCTCGCATCGTGCCCAACCTGACGGAAGGGGCCGGCGTCGTCACCACCCGCGCCGACGTCCACTATGTCGTGACCGAGTATGGAATCGCCTATCTGCATGGCAAGAGCATTCGGCAGCGGGTTCTCGATCTGATCAACATCGCCCATCCGAAGTTCCGCAAGGGCCTGATGCAGGCGGCGAAAGCCAGGAATTACATCTACCAGGACCAGATCGAGATGTCGTGGGACCAGGTCAACTATCCCGAGGAGCTGGAGCATTACGCCACCCTGCGGGATGGCACGGAGATCTTCTTCCGGCCGATCAAGCCGATCGACGAGCCGGCGTTGTCCGAGATGCTCTACTCGCTCAGCGAGCAGTCGGTTCGCACCCGCTACATGACTCGCACGATGGCCTTTCCGCACAAAGACGTGCAGCAGTTGACGAACATCGACTACAAGGGCGACATCGCCATCGTCGGGATCGTCCCGGGGATTGGTGGTGACGACATCGTCGCGATCACCCAATACTACCTCGACCCAAAGACCATGGCGGCCGAAGTGGCCTTTCTCGTGCAGGACGAGTGGCAGCAGAAGGGCATGGGCACGTTCCTGTTGGACTACATCGCGCAGGTGGCCAGGCAGCGCGGCGTCAAACGCTTCTATGCGAAGGTCCTGCCGGATAACAAGCCGATGTTGGCCGTCTTCCAGAACTCGGGATACAAAGTCAATGTGGAATTCGACGGGGACGTCTACAACGTCTCGTACGATCTGACCAAAGAGCGGTCATAG
- a CDS encoding acetoin utilization protein AcuC: MSGRRTAFIHSEQIEQYRYPEGCPFRTERAGMLRKTLVSMGLLSGPGIREVAPRPADPQVLTRFHSARYLQALKQADQGQWDIEALHMGIGTEDVPIFRGMYDYAVLAAGATLVGAELILSGEVDVAFNPSGGYHHAFPEKAAGFCYINDNAITCSVLAEAGKRVLFLDIDVHCGDGVAYAFHDRSDVMTISLHENPRMLFPGTGFEDEIGEGKGRGYCVNLPLPVGTYDRAYLYAFESVVMPLIGAFDPDVIVFELGADALAGDPLAHLHLTNNTYAEIIKRLLSFDKPILATGGGGYSVENTIRAWALAWTVFTGDDDDFGLGALMGGVMMESTDWQGGFRDRQLVVTDEQRRAVIPALDASIDLIKAKVFPIHGL, translated from the coding sequence TTGTCCGGACGAAGAACTGCTTTCATTCACTCCGAGCAGATCGAGCAATACAGGTATCCGGAGGGTTGCCCCTTTCGGACCGAACGCGCCGGGATGCTGCGGAAGACCCTGGTCTCGATGGGACTGCTCTCCGGGCCGGGGATCCGTGAAGTGGCCCCTCGGCCCGCCGACCCGCAGGTTCTCACGCGGTTCCATTCCGCTCGCTACCTCCAGGCCCTGAAGCAGGCGGACCAGGGGCAGTGGGACATCGAGGCGCTGCACATGGGCATCGGCACGGAGGACGTGCCGATCTTTCGCGGCATGTACGACTATGCAGTGCTCGCGGCGGGCGCCACGCTTGTCGGCGCCGAACTGATCCTTTCGGGCGAGGTTGACGTCGCGTTCAATCCGTCGGGGGGGTATCACCATGCGTTCCCCGAGAAAGCGGCGGGTTTCTGCTACATCAATGACAACGCCATCACCTGTTCGGTCTTAGCCGAGGCGGGCAAGCGGGTCCTCTTTCTGGACATCGACGTGCACTGCGGAGACGGCGTCGCCTACGCCTTCCATGACCGTTCGGATGTCATGACGATCTCTCTCCACGAGAATCCCAGGATGCTCTTTCCCGGGACGGGATTCGAAGACGAAATCGGCGAGGGTAAGGGTCGGGGCTATTGCGTCAATCTCCCGCTGCCTGTGGGGACGTACGATCGTGCCTACCTGTATGCGTTCGAGTCCGTCGTGATGCCGCTGATCGGCGCCTTCGATCCCGATGTGATCGTTTTCGAACTCGGGGCCGATGCGTTGGCCGGTGACCCGCTCGCCCATCTTCATCTGACCAACAACACCTACGCGGAAATCATCAAACGCCTGCTGAGCTTCGACAAGCCGATCCTCGCCACCGGAGGGGGTGGCTACAGCGTCGAAAACACTATCCGCGCCTGGGCCCTGGCTTGGACGGTCTTCACCGGTGACGACGATGACTTTGGCCTCGGCGCCCTGATGGGCGGCGTGATGATGGAGAGCACCGACTGGCAGGGGGGGTTCCGGGACAGGCAACTGGTCGTCACGGACGAACAAAGACGGGCCGTTATCCCGGCACTGGATGCTTCCATCGATCTGATCAAGGCCAAGGTCTTCCCCATTCACGGCCTCTGA